GACCGCGGCGGGCTACAAGGTACATGAGGCGGTGCTGAGCTTCGAGGATGTGCGCCAGGCCGACGAGGTGTTCCTGTCGGGCAACATGATGAAGGTGACCCCGGTCAAGGCCTTCGACGACGTGCAGTACCAGGCCGGCCCGCTGACCGCGAAGGTCCGCGAGATCTACTGGGACTGGGCGCATTCGGCCGCCTGAGCCCGGCCCCGGCGAAAGCGTCAAACGGAGCCGTTGCGCCATGGGTATTTGAGCCAAGAAGAAGACCGAGGCGCGGGCCCGCCGACAACCGGTCGGCCCGCGACAGGAGGGAGTTGCCAGCGCCGGGCCGGTCGGTCATGCTGAGGCGCGGTTCCCGGAGGAGGACCCGATGCGCAAATTTCTGGTGGTGCTGGACGACAGTCGCGAATGTCTGAACGCGATGCGCTTTGCCGCGCTCCGGGCCGCAAAGACCGGCGGCGGGGTGCAGATCCTGTCGGTGATCGCGCCCGAGGAGTTCAACCACTGGATCGGGGTCGGCGACCTGATGCGCGAAGAGGCGCGCGAACGGATCGAGGCGCATTACGAGGTTTTCGCGAAATGGATGCGCGACCGGCAGGGGATCGACCCCGAACTGGTGATCCGCGAAGGCGAGGCGGTGCCCGAGATCCTCGACCAGATCCGCGAAGATCCCGAGATCGGCGTGCTGGTTCTGGGCGCGGGCACCGACAGCAAGGGGCCGGGGCCGCTGGTGACCCAGCTCGCGCGCAGCTCTGGCAGCCTGCCGATTCCGGTGACGATCGTTCCCGGCGGGCTCTCGAAGGAACGTCTTGAAGCGGTGTGCTAGGCGAACGCTGGCCGGGCGGCGCCAAGGCTGTTAGAATAGCTCTAAAGTTGACAATTTACCCGGCCGAGCGCATATCCGAGCGCAAAGCTAAGGAATAGGCACATGTTTATCCAGACCGAATCCACACCGAACCCTGCCACCCTGAAATTCCTGCCCGGACAGGCGGTTCTGGAAGCGGGCACGGCCGACTTTCCCACCGCCGACAGCTCGGCGACATCGCCGCTCGCGACGCGGATCTTCGGCGTGGAGGGCGTGCGCGGGGTCTTCTTCGGCACCGATTTCGTGACCGTGACCAAGGCCGACGCGGTCGAATGGGACCATATCAAGCCCGCGATCCTCGGCGCGATCATGGAGCATTTCCAGTCCGGCCAGCCGGTGATGACCGGTGAGAATGCGGATGCGGGCCATGCCGAACATGACGGTCCCGACGAAGATATCGTGCGTCAGATCAAGCAGTTGCTCGATACGCGCGTGCGTCCGGCCGTGGCCCAGGATGGCGGCGACATCACCTTCCACGGCTTCGACCGGGGGGTGGTCTATCTGCACATGCAGGGCGCCTGCGCGGGCTGTCCGTCCTCGACGCTGACCTTGAAGATGGGCATCGAGAACCTGCTGCGGCATTACATCCCCGAGGTCACCGAGGTCCGTCCGGTCGCCGACGCGATGTGATGGGACGCGGTATCGCTCCGATCCTTGCCTTCGACACCTCCGGTCCTCATTGCAGCGCGGCCCTGCTTCGGGACGGCGAGATCGTCCTGAGCAGACACCTCGAGATGGCGCGTGGCCAGGCCGAGGCTCTGATGCCGCTTCTGGGCGAGGTTCTCGACGAGGCCGGCCTCGACTGGTCCGATCTGGGCGGGCTTGGTGTCGGCGTGGGTCCCGGCAATTTTACCGGCATAAGGATTTCGGTCGCCGCCGCGCGCGGGCTTGCGCTGGCGGCGGGTCTGCCCGCCATCGGGGTGTCGATGTTCCAGGTTCTGCGCCGCAGCGCCCCCGGTCCCGAAACCGATCTTCTGAGCCTCGAGGCGCCGCGCGGTCTGGCCTATGTCCAGCCGCTGCGGGCAGACAAGCTTGGCGCCGCGCGAATGATCGACCCCGAGGCCCCCCCGCCGCTGGCCGAGATCGGGGCCGAGGGCATCGCCCATGTCACGGGCTTTGCCGCCCGACGGCTCGGCACGGCATTCGGCACCGGATGGCGCGAGGCGGTGCCAGCCGAGATCGCCCCTGCGATCGCCCGGGAGGCGGCCGCGCTTCTGGGCGGAGGCGAAGTCCAGCCCCGCCCCGCCCCGCTTTACGTCCGCCCTGCCGATGCGGCGCCACCCGCCGACCCGCCACCGGCGATCCTGCCGTGACGCCCGCCGTACTGGCTGCGCTGCATGCCCGCTGTTTCACCACGCCCCGACCTTGGAGCGCAGCCGAATTCGAGGCCTTGCTGGCCACCCCCGGGACCTTTCTCTGCGGCGATGCGCAGGCCATGGCCCTTGGCCGGGTCGCTGCAGGGGAGGCCGAATTGCTGACCATCGCCGTCGCACCCGAATGCCAAAGGACCGGGCTGGGTCGGGCAAGGCTGGCCGCATTCGAGGCTGGGGCGCGCGCCCGCGCGGCAGAGGAGGCTTTCCTCGAGGTCGCCACCGACAATGCTGCTGCCTGCGCGCTGTACCGGGCGGCGGGCTTCGAGCTGGCCGGGTGCCGGCCCCGCTATTACACCGCCCCCGACGGTCGATGCATCGACGCCCTCGTCATGCGCAAGGCCTTGTCGTCGCAGGGGTGAAATCCGGTTGACGCTTGCCCCGCTGCGCGGCCTTAATCGGGCTGGGCCAATGGCCATCGCCCCCGTGCAGCCCCCGCATTGCCCTCTGGCCGACACAGCAACCGGGAGACAGCAAGAGATGACGAAGATGCAGAAGGCCATGGCGGCCGCCACCGCTCTGGCATTGACCGCCGGAAATGCGCTGGCCGATCCGGCCCTGATTTACGACGTCGGCGGCAAATACGACAAGTCCTTCAACGAGGCCGCCTTCACCGGGGCCGAGCGCTGGAAGGCCGAGACCGGCGGCAGCTATCGCGAGATCGAGCTTCAATCCGAAGCCCAGCGCGAGCAGGCCCTGCGCCGTTTCGCCGAGGCCGGGCTGAATCCGATCGCGATGACCGGCTTTGCCTTCAAGGCGGTGCTGGAAGAGGTCGCGCCCGACTATCCCGACACGAAATTCGAGATCATCGACGAGACCGTCGAGGCCCCCAATGTCCGCTCGATTGTCTTTTCCGAACATGAGGGCAGCTATCTGGTCGGGATGATGGCCGCGATGGCGTCGGAAACGAACACCGTGGGCTTCGTCGGCGGGATGGACATCCCCTTGATCCGCAAATTCGCCTGCGGTTACGCCCAGGGCGCAAAGGCGGTCGGCGCCGATGTGACCGTGTTGCAGAACATGACCGGCACCACCGCCGATGCCTGGGCCGATCCGGTCAAGGGCAGCGAGCTTGCCCGCGCCCAGATCGGTCAGGGCGCCGACGTGATCTTTGCCGCGGCCGGCACCACCGGGCTGGGCGTGTTGCAGGCGGCGGCCGATGAGGGGATCCTCTCGATCGGGGTCGACAGCAACCAGAACCACCTGCATCCGGGCCAGGTGCTGACCTCGATGGTCAAGCGCGTCGATCTGGTCGTCTACGAGGCCTTCAGCGCCGGAACCGAGATGAAGACGGGCAGCTTCCGCCTGGGTCTGGCCGACGATGCCGTGGGCTATGCCATGGACGACAACAACAGGGAGCTGGTGACGCCCGAGATGATCGCGGCGGTCGAGGCCGCCAAGGCAAAGATCATTTCGGGCGAGATCGCGGTGCATGACTACATGTCCGACAATACCTGCCCGGTGAACTGACCGGCATGGCGGAGACGTCACTGTCCGGCGCCGATGCCGCCGTCCCGGCGCTCGAATTGCGGGGCATTTCAAAGGCGTTCGGGCCGGTGCAGGCGAACCGGGACATCTCGCTCCGGGTCCGGCGCGGCACGATCCACGGCATCATCGGCGAGAACGGCGCCGGCAAGTCGACGCTGATGTCGATCCTTTACGGCTTTTACCGCGCCGATGCGGGCGAGATCCTGATCGGCGGTCGGCCGGTCCGGATCGCCGACAGCCAGGATGCGATCCGCGCCGGCATCGGCATGGTGTTCCAGCATTTCAAGCTGGTCGAGCCCTTCACCGTGCTGGAGAACATCATCCTCGGCAGCGAAGAGGGGCCGCTTCTGTCGCGGTCGCTAGGCAAGGCCCGGCGCGCCCTGCGCAAGCTTGCCGCCGATTACGGGCTGGAGGTCGATCCCGATGCGCGGATCGAGGATCTGGGCGTCGGCATGCGCCAGCGGGTCGAGATCCTGAAGGCGCTTTATCGGCAGGCCGACATCCTGATCCTCGACGAACCGACCGGAGTGCTGACGCCGGCCGAGGCCGACCATCTTTTCCGGATATTGGAAAACCTCAAGTCCCAGGGCAAGACGATCATCCTCATCACCCACAAGCTGCGCGAGATCATGGCCGCGACCGACACGGTTTCCGTCATGCGTCGCGGGGAGATGATCGCCACCCTTGCTACATCCCAGACCAGCCCGGCCGAGCTGGCCGAGCGGATGGTCGGACGACAGGTCTTGTTGCGAACGGACAAGTCTCCGGCACGGCCGGGCAGCATCGTGCTTGAGATCGAGCGGCTTTGCGTGACCGATGCCGAAGGCGTGCGCCGCCTTTCGGACGTTTCGCTACAGCTTCGCGCTGGCGAGATCCTCGGGATTGCCGGGATCGCCGGAAATGGCCAGTCGCATCTGCTGGAGGTGCTGGGGGGCATCCGGCCCGCGACCGGCCATATCCGGATCGACGGGAAAGAGATCGACCTTTCCGGGCCGCGCGGCGACGCGCGCGCCCGCCGTGCGGCCGGCATCGCCCATGTCCCCGAGGACCGGCAGCGCGAGGGGCTGATCATGCCCTTCCACGCCTGGGAAGATTCGGTCTTCGGCTATCACACCGATCCCACGCTCCGGACCCGCCTGCGCCTGATGGACAATTCCCGCATCCGCGACCGCGCCGGGGCGCAGATGGCGCGGTTCGACATACGCCCGCCCGACCCCGACCTTGCCGCGCAGAGCTTTTCCGGCGGCAATCAGCAGAAGCTGGTCCTGGCGCGCGAGATCGACCGCAATCCCGACCTGCTTCTGATCGGCCAGCCGACCCGCGGCGTCGATATCGGTGCCATCGAACTGATCCACCGGCGCATTCTCGAGCTGCGCGACGCGGGCAAGGCGGTGCTGCTGGTCAGTGTCGAGCTGGACGAGATCCTGAACCTTTCCGACCGGATCGCGGTCATCTGCGGCGGGCGGATCATGGGCGAGCGCCGGGCCGACGAAACCGACGAGACCGAGCTGGGCATGATGATGGCCGGGCTCGGCGGACGGGCGGCCTGAGATGAGCGCGATGCCGAAATGGGCCGATCTGGTCCTGATCCCGCTGATCAGCCTCGCGATCGCGGGGCTGCTCTCGGCGCTGGTGATCCTCGGCATCGGAGAGGACCCGGTGGCCGCGGTGAAAATGATGATCTCGGGCGCGCTCGGCTCGACCTATGGCTGGGGCTACACGCTTTATTACGCGACCAACTTCATCTTCACCGGGCTTGCGGTCGCCATCGCCTTCCATGCCGGGCTGTTCAATATCGGCGGCGAGGGGCAGGCGACGCTGGGCGGGCTTGGCGTGGCGCTGGTCTGCCTGGCGCTGCCCTGGCCGCATTGGGCGCTGGCCCTGCCCGCGGCCGCGCTGGGAGCCGCGCTGTTCGGGGCCGCCTGGGCCGCGATACCGGCCTGGCTGCAGGCCCGGCGCGGCAGCCATATCGTCATCACCACGATCATGTTCAACTTCATCGCGGCCTCGCTGCTGAATTACCTGCTGGTGAACGTCCTGCGCCCGGCGGGCGCGATGGACCCGTCGAGCGCGCGCTTCGGCGATGGCACGCATCTGCCGACTTTGCATGAGCTTCTGGCGCCCTTCAGCATCGCCTTCTCGAAGGCCGCACCCGCCAATATCAGCTTCCTGCTGGCGCTGGCGGCCTGCCTCGCGGTGTGGCTGCTGATCTGGCGCACCCGCCTCGGCTATGAAATCCGGGCACTCGGCCATTCCGAACCGGCCGCGATCTATGCCGGCATCCACCCGCTGCGCACGGTGATGTGGGCGATGCTGATCTCGGGCGCGCTGGCCGGGCTGATGGCCGTCAACACGGTGATGGGCGAGGCCGAGCGGCTGGTCATGAACTCGGTCGAGGGCGCGGGCTTCATCGGCATCGCGGTCGCGCTGATGGGCCGGAACCATCCCCTGGGCGTCCTTCTCGCCGCGATCCTGTTCGGCTTCCTCTATCAGGGCGGGGCCGAGCTGGCGCTCTGGACCGACATCCCGCGCGAGCTGATCGTGGTGATCCAGGCGCTGGTGATCCTGTTTACCGGCGCGCTCGACAACATGGTGCGGATGCCGCTGGAACGGCTGTTTGTCGCGCTTCGGAAAGGATCCGCGTGA
The genomic region above belongs to Rhodovulum sulfidophilum DSM 1374 and contains:
- a CDS encoding ABC transporter ATP-binding protein, translated to MAETSLSGADAAVPALELRGISKAFGPVQANRDISLRVRRGTIHGIIGENGAGKSTLMSILYGFYRADAGEILIGGRPVRIADSQDAIRAGIGMVFQHFKLVEPFTVLENIILGSEEGPLLSRSLGKARRALRKLAADYGLEVDPDARIEDLGVGMRQRVEILKALYRQADILILDEPTGVLTPAEADHLFRILENLKSQGKTIILITHKLREIMAATDTVSVMRRGEMIATLATSQTSPAELAERMVGRQVLLRTDKSPARPGSIVLEIERLCVTDAEGVRRLSDVSLQLRAGEILGIAGIAGNGQSHLLEVLGGIRPATGHIRIDGKEIDLSGPRGDARARRAAGIAHVPEDRQREGLIMPFHAWEDSVFGYHTDPTLRTRLRLMDNSRIRDRAGAQMARFDIRPPDPDLAAQSFSGGNQQKLVLAREIDRNPDLLLIGQPTRGVDIGAIELIHRRILELRDAGKAVLLVSVELDEILNLSDRIAVICGGRIMGERRADETDETELGMMMAGLGGRAA
- a CDS encoding BMP family lipoprotein, whose translation is MTKMQKAMAAATALALTAGNALADPALIYDVGGKYDKSFNEAAFTGAERWKAETGGSYREIELQSEAQREQALRRFAEAGLNPIAMTGFAFKAVLEEVAPDYPDTKFEIIDETVEAPNVRSIVFSEHEGSYLVGMMAAMASETNTVGFVGGMDIPLIRKFACGYAQGAKAVGADVTVLQNMTGTTADAWADPVKGSELARAQIGQGADVIFAAAGTTGLGVLQAAADEGILSIGVDSNQNHLHPGQVLTSMVKRVDLVVYEAFSAGTEMKTGSFRLGLADDAVGYAMDDNNRELVTPEMIAAVEAAKAKIISGEIAVHDYMSDNTCPVN
- a CDS encoding universal stress protein, with product MRKFLVVLDDSRECLNAMRFAALRAAKTGGGVQILSVIAPEEFNHWIGVGDLMREEARERIEAHYEVFAKWMRDRQGIDPELVIREGEAVPEILDQIREDPEIGVLVLGAGTDSKGPGPLVTQLARSSGSLPIPVTIVPGGLSKERLEAVC
- the tsaB gene encoding tRNA (adenosine(37)-N6)-threonylcarbamoyltransferase complex dimerization subunit type 1 TsaB, which encodes MGRGIAPILAFDTSGPHCSAALLRDGEIVLSRHLEMARGQAEALMPLLGEVLDEAGLDWSDLGGLGVGVGPGNFTGIRISVAAARGLALAAGLPAIGVSMFQVLRRSAPGPETDLLSLEAPRGLAYVQPLRADKLGAARMIDPEAPPPLAEIGAEGIAHVTGFAARRLGTAFGTGWREAVPAEIAPAIAREAAALLGGGEVQPRPAPLYVRPADAAPPADPPPAILP
- a CDS encoding GNAT family N-acetyltransferase, translating into MTPAVLAALHARCFTTPRPWSAAEFEALLATPGTFLCGDAQAMALGRVAAGEAELLTIAVAPECQRTGLGRARLAAFEAGARARAAEEAFLEVATDNAAACALYRAAGFELAGCRPRYYTAPDGRCIDALVMRKALSSQG
- a CDS encoding NifU family protein gives rise to the protein MFIQTESTPNPATLKFLPGQAVLEAGTADFPTADSSATSPLATRIFGVEGVRGVFFGTDFVTVTKADAVEWDHIKPAILGAIMEHFQSGQPVMTGENADAGHAEHDGPDEDIVRQIKQLLDTRVRPAVAQDGGDITFHGFDRGVVYLHMQGACAGCPSSTLTLKMGIENLLRHYIPEVTEVRPVADAM
- a CDS encoding ABC transporter permease, producing the protein MSAMPKWADLVLIPLISLAIAGLLSALVILGIGEDPVAAVKMMISGALGSTYGWGYTLYYATNFIFTGLAVAIAFHAGLFNIGGEGQATLGGLGVALVCLALPWPHWALALPAAALGAALFGAAWAAIPAWLQARRGSHIVITTIMFNFIAASLLNYLLVNVLRPAGAMDPSSARFGDGTHLPTLHELLAPFSIAFSKAAPANISFLLALAACLAVWLLIWRTRLGYEIRALGHSEPAAIYAGIHPLRTVMWAMLISGALAGLMAVNTVMGEAERLVMNSVEGAGFIGIAVALMGRNHPLGVLLAAILFGFLYQGGAELALWTDIPRELIVVIQALVILFTGALDNMVRMPLERLFVALRKGSA